The genomic DNA CGTGGAGTTCGACGTCATCGTCGATTACGCCGGCTTCGGGACCACCACCGATCAGGCGATCAGCGCCGTCCGACCGGGCGGCACCGTCGTCCAGGTCGGAATGGGCAAGCTTGAGGCCACCATCAACACCCGTAACCTGATCACCAAGGCCGTCAACCTGCTCGGTTCCGTCGGCGGCACCAAGGAGGACGTCGCCGGCGTCTACGCGCTCATGGCCACCGGAAAGATGAACCCGACCATCACCACCATCAGCTTCGACGAGATTCCGGAGGGGCTGGAGAAGCTCCACCGCGGCGAGATCGTCGGCCGCCTGGTCGCCTCCTACGAGTAGCCCCCGGCGACACACACCGGAAACGACGGACCCCGCCACGCGCTGCGCGTGGCGGGGTTCTCGTTTGCGGGGAGAGGGCCGCTTACTTCTCGCTGGCCTCGTCCTCGGAGGTGGTGACGTCCTGATCGGTCAGCTCAGCGTTCTCATCCTCGATCTCGCCGAAGTACTCGTTCGGGTCGACCTCGTTGCCCTCGTCGTCCGTGACGGAGACGCGGGTGATGGCGGTGGCCAGGGCCTTGCCGCGGCGGACGTCGGCGAACAGGTTGCCGATCTGGTTGGCCTGCTGCAGCTGCTGGACGAACTGGCCCGGGTCCATGCCGTAGGACTGCGCGGTGAAGAGGATGTGGTCGGTGAGCTCCTGCTGGGAGACCTCCGGGGACTCCTCGTCAGCGACGGCGTCCAGGAACAGCTGGGTGCGGACGGACTCTTCGGCCTGCTCGCGGGACTTCTGGTCGAACTCCTCGCGGGTGGTGCCCTGAGCCTCGAGCAGCTGGGCCAGGGCCTTCTCGTCGTGAGCCATCTGACCCAGGAGCTGGTGCAGCTGGGAGTGGACCTGCTCGTCGACGATGGACTCCGGCAGAGCGAAGTCGGCCTCGGCCAGGGCGGCCTTGAGGACCTCGTCGCGGATGTCGCCGGCCTGCTGGCCCTTCTTCTGCTCGGCGAGCTGCGCCTTGGTGCTCTCGCGGAGCTCCTCGACGGTGTCGAACTCGGAGGCCATCTGAGCGAAGTCGTCGTCGAGCTCCGGGAGCTTGCGCTCCTTGGTCTGCTGGACGTGGACCTTTATGGTGGCCTCCTGGCCCGCGTACTCGCCGGACTCGATCGTGGAGGTGAACTCGCCGTCCTCGTCGGTCTTCAGGCCGCGCAGAGCGG from Corynebacterium guangdongense includes the following:
- the tig gene encoding trigger factor, which translates into the protein MKTSVEKLSDTRVKLTVNVPFSELDKEIDQAYKTVGAQVTLPGFRKGKAPRQLIDARFGRGQILEQVINDMLPTKYEQACEENDLKVISQPQIDISKIEDNDFVEFTAEVDIRPEITVPDFASFDVTVPAIKVDEDAVNEELDKLRERFGELKDTKRKLKTGDFAIIDLEAEIDGKKIEEASTEGLSYQIGDDSLIKGLDTALRGLKTDEDGEFTSTIESGEYAGQEATIKVHVQQTKERKLPELDDDFAQMASEFDTVEELRESTKAQLAEQKKGQQAGDIRDEVLKAALAEADFALPESIVDEQVHSQLHQLLGQMAHDEKALAQLLEAQGTTREEFDQKSREQAEESVRTQLFLDAVADEESPEVSQQELTDHILFTAQSYGMDPGQFVQQLQQANQIGNLFADVRRGKALATAITRVSVTDDEGNEVDPNEYFGEIEDENAELTDQDVTTSEDEASEK